Below is a window of Myxococcus guangdongensis DNA.
CGCAGGCCCAGGTTGGGCGCGAGCAGCAGGTCCGCGTAGACGGAGGTGTCCAGCGCGAGCCCCGCGAACAACGGCAACGCGGAGCGCTGCAGCCCGAGCACGGGTGCGTCGATGACCTCCGCCGCGTCAGAGCCCATCAACCGCGCGGTGTTGGTGCGCACGCCCACGGAGGGCTCCGCGGAGGCGGGCAGGGGAGACAGCCATGAGACGAGGAGACTGCACAGGGCGGCGGTTCCGGTGCCAATGACTCGCACGCGAGAACGTCTGGAGTGTTTCAAATGGGGTGCTCCTGGAGTGGGCGACGCGGGTCCGGCGTGCGCCTCACATGAGTCATCTTCGCACTTGAGCCATCATCTCGCCATCCAGCCTGGCTGGCCGCATCATGCACAGGGGATAGGGCGGGGGAGGGGCTGTGCTGACACCAGATGCCCGATGGCCATCACCGATGCTCCGGTATGGCATTCTCTTCCACGGGACGCTCGTCGGGGACATTGCATGCGACTTCGCTGGGCAGTGCCGCTGCTCCTGCTGATGTGCATCACAGGCTGTGCGACGACTCGCATCGTGCGGCTCGAAACCGGACAGGACTCTTTTGTTGTCACACCAGGCGAGGAGCCAGGCGCGGAGCTGGCGTCCGTCGAACTGGACGACGAGGAGTTCGAAGCGGCTCTCACGGTGCTTGCGCGGGACGTTCACCCGCGGCGCAACCCCATGCGGCAAGCGAGAGACCTCTTTGGCGTTCCGCCCCGCGGCGGCGTGTATGGCTATGAGAGCCACCCGCCTCGGTTGACACCCCAGTCTCGAGAAGATGTGGACGGCCTTCACCTGCTGGAGGCCTACGCGGACGAGGAGCTGACGCGTGCTTATGGCCAGTGGTGCGAGCGAAAGGACCGGCCTGGCGACTGCCTGCGCTTGTTGGACGAAGGCCCTCTGCTGGCCAGCGACGGCAAATTCACCTGGGCCTTCGCCATCGCGATGGATTCGGTATGGGAGCAGACCGCTGACGCCTTGAAGGGCATGACGGACGAAGTCGCGCTCATGTCCACCATCGCCGCCGCCGCGACGATGTACCTCATGCTCTGGGCCCTGCCGGAGCCGCTCTCGAAGGGGGTGGCGGCGACCTTGACGGCTCTCGCCATCGCCTATCTGGGGGTGGATACGGTCTGGCGCTTGCTCGACGGCTGGCTGACGTTGGTGCGCGAAGTGGAGCGGGCGACGACCTACGCTCAGCTCAGTGCGGCGAGTGAGGCGTATGGGGAAGTGCTCGGAGAGAACGCGGCGCGCGTGTTCGTGATGCTGGCGACCGCCGCGGTGGGCAGCGCCGCGGGCCTGGCTTCCAAGGCCGTGGGGCTGCCGGGTTCCGCCCAGGCGGCTCTCGCCGTGGAGTCTCAGGCGGGCATTCGCTATGTCGCTGTCGGAGGCGTGCGGACCGTCGCCGTGACGACGGAGGGCTTCACCCTGGCGCTCGCTCCCACTGCCATGGCCATGGCGAACCAGGGCACGGGTGGGGGTGAGCGGCACCACATCGCCACCAACAAGAACGATGTCTCATCCACGAGAGGCGGACCCTGGTCGCCGCGATTCAGGAAGCTGTTCGCGAGGGCCGGCATGGAGCTCAAGGACGCTGAGAACATCGTCAGGGTCTCAGGTCACAAGGGGCCTCACCCCAAGAAGTACCATGATGCGGTCTTCTTGCGGCTCCAGGATGCGTTGGGGACATGTCGGACGGTGGCTGCTTGTCGCACGGCCCTCACGAGGGAGCTGCGCAATCTCGCCACGGAAGCCCAGACTCCAGGAACGGTCATCAACAGGCTCGTGACTCAGGGTAAGTAGGCCCCTCGAGCAATCCACCATGGCGAACCCATCGCGATACTTCAGGCTCATGGAGAACGTCCAGGCAGGGAACTGGTACCTGGGCGACCCGCTGACGAGGCAGGGACACGAGCTGGAGGACTTCAGGGAATTCTCGTCGGGACGACCCACGCAGTTCTCCGAGCGTTTGACGGTTCCCATCGACGAGCCCGGGAGGCGATTGGATTTCAGCACCGCGGGGGCCGGAGCGACCCCCGTCGTGCACGTCCGGGTGGCCACCCTCTTCGCGGAAATGGCCCCGAACGACGTGCAGTTGATCCCTGTGGGCATCAAGGGCTGCCCCGATGAATACCTCATTCTCGTCGCGACGCGCCTCGTCCGGTGTATCGACGATGAGGCCTCTGAAGAGGTGCTGTATTGGAAGCCGGAGGATGAGCGTCCGGAGAAGCTCGGCATGTATCGAAGCGTCTTCGGGATGCGGATCGACCCCGCCCAAGTGGGTGACGTCAGGGTGTTCCGTCCCTGGGGATGGTCTGGAGTGCTCATCGTCTCCCAGGACATCAAGGCGGCGCTGGAGCGCGCGAACGTCACGGGGGCTGAGTTCGAGGAGGTCTAGTCCGGTGGGCGTGCTGTCGCCGGTGGGCTACCCTCGCGAGGAATGAGGAGCATCGAAGTCGTGGACGTCGAGCAGGAGCACGCAGGGGAGCAGCGGGAGCGCGCGCTGGGGCTGCTGCGCCGGTTCGGCTGGAACGCCACGTCCTTCCAGGTGCTGATGCCGGGCTTCCGCTACTGGTTCGACCCGGCGGGTGACGCCTTCGTCGCGTACGTGGACACGGGCGGCGCGTGGGTGGCGGCCGGGGCGCCCATCGCCTCGGAGGCGTCGCTGGCGCGCGCGGCGGAGGGCTTTCGTGAAGCCGCACGGCGCGAAGGTCGGCGCGTCTGCTTCTTCGCCACCGAGCCGCGCTTCACCGAAGCCGTCCCCATGGAGTCGCTCTCCATCGGCGAGCAGCCGGTGTGGGAGCCCTCTCGCTGGGACGCGGTGGTGCGCGGCAGCAAGAGCCTGCGTGAGCAACTGCGTCGCGCGCGCTCGCACGGCGTGGTGGTGCGCGAGCTGCCCGCGGAGGCGCTGGAGGACGCGGAGCACCCCGCGCGGCAGGCGCTGGAGCGGCTCAAGAAGCGATGGCTCGCGTCTCGGCGCATGGCGCCCATGGGCTT
It encodes the following:
- a CDS encoding imm11 family protein codes for the protein MANPSRYFRLMENVQAGNWYLGDPLTRQGHELEDFREFSSGRPTQFSERLTVPIDEPGRRLDFSTAGAGATPVVHVRVATLFAEMAPNDVQLIPVGIKGCPDEYLILVATRLVRCIDDEASEEVLYWKPEDERPEKLGMYRSVFGMRIDPAQVGDVRVFRPWGWSGVLIVSQDIKAALERANVTGAEFEEV
- a CDS encoding AHH domain-containing protein; this encodes MRLRWAVPLLLLMCITGCATTRIVRLETGQDSFVVTPGEEPGAELASVELDDEEFEAALTVLARDVHPRRNPMRQARDLFGVPPRGGVYGYESHPPRLTPQSREDVDGLHLLEAYADEELTRAYGQWCERKDRPGDCLRLLDEGPLLASDGKFTWAFAIAMDSVWEQTADALKGMTDEVALMSTIAAAATMYLMLWALPEPLSKGVAATLTALAIAYLGVDTVWRLLDGWLTLVREVERATTYAQLSAASEAYGEVLGENAARVFVMLATAAVGSAAGLASKAVGLPGSAQAALAVESQAGIRYVAVGGVRTVAVTTEGFTLALAPTAMAMANQGTGGGERHHIATNKNDVSSTRGGPWSPRFRKLFARAGMELKDAENIVRVSGHKGPHPKKYHDAVFLRLQDALGTCRTVAACRTALTRELRNLATEAQTPGTVINRLVTQGK